TTTTCTGTCAGTTTGTTCTGCAGAATGGCAGCCTTGCTACTGCACCAGTCCAAACCTAACTTCCACATGGATATGCCACGTGGGGCCCACAGAGGATGCGCTCATAAGCAGGAACAGAGGAGACGGAAGCCAATACTTGAGACCTCTCGATTCTGCCAGCTCCAGTGGGCATTAAACCAGTGTTCCTGCAAAACGTATTCTACAGAACTAGCACAAATAGGTGTTGCGTGAAAAAGGGGATTAAAAAAGCAGGGTGAAACAATATTAAATGAGTTTCTTCATTGCACAATGTGAATTTTCAAGAGTAAGATGGAGAGTGCAGTGTTTTCCCAAAGTATTTCACCATGGAACCCCTTTATTGGGAAGCACCTCACAGAACTAGGGTACCTCAGAATatactttgggaaacactgggtTTTGATAGTTTGAGTGCACTTATGGTAGCAATGGGTCAGACAGACCTAGAATCACTGCAAACAAGTTACACCAAACCATCCTTTCCCTTTCAGCTGTGGGTACAGGAGTGCGAGACAGTGCGTGTAACTGCCTCTAGTGATGGCCTGAGGATTTATTTCCCAACTCTTCATTTTTAGACTCAACTGGGCTGCTTATTAAAAAATGCAGACTCCCATTCTAGTCTGGGggggacctactgaatcagaaccccAGGGAGCCGCTGGGACTCTGTAACCAGCACCTCAGGAAGACTCAGGATCAGCAAAGTTTGGGACACACTGCCCTTAAGGTTACAGTTTGGTGCGTTCACAGCTTAGCAACCTAAAGAAAACCGTAAAATGGAGGGCGCCTAGAAAGGGAGTCATGCTGGGCTCTATGCCTGCTGATTTTGTGACTTGGATGGAGACCCCATAGGCAGCAGGGACGCCAGGCCAGGATGGAGGGTTATTAAGTAGTGAAGGTGAGCATCGGCCTTCCAAGCCAACACAAGGCTGGAGAAGACCCAAGAGAACTCATGGGCTGAAACTCAGGATATCAAATAAGAGAGGACAAACTGAAGGTCCTCAATTCACACTCTTCCACAGTGAATTTATGGGCACCCACTGTACACCAGGCACCATGAGCACTTTATATCAGCTCATTTAGTCTCCCCCACATCCTGAGGTCGGTACAATTTCTgttctcattttgcaaatgaagtgGCTAGGGCTGAGTGACAACCAGCTGGTTACAGAGCCCAGATTCTCACCCACAGCTGTGCTCCTAACCCCATGTCCTACCTCCCTTCCAGAAATCACCTGTGCTGGACCAACAGATTGTTGACAAACAGTAGCTCCTGAAGCTTTTAATTGGCACAAGTTAGAGTGGGGTCAGGGCAGGGGACTAATGGCCTCTTAGAGGCGGACTTGGCAGAAGTCCAAAGTTCAGACAGGGAAGTGACATTCATCAACAGCTGGGGTGGCGAGGGTCTCAAACCACAGGGACAGTTCCGGTTTCTTCATTTCTTGTGTGGCAGGCATGGTGCCAAGTACTTGAAAGTGCACCATGTCCCCTTAGCGTCACAGCCACCCCAGAAGTAGGCGAGACCACTGTCTCCATGTTAGCGAggggaagcagtgtgtcagttACAGCCCTGGCCCTCAACGCCTTACTGCACCACCTCCTGGTTGAGTGTGCAACACACCAGGCCTGAGCAAGGGGCCTGAGGCACATTTTCTGCTTGAATTCGGGGTAAGGATTGTGAgcttcattttatggataaggcTGCTGAAGTTTGGCAAGGCAGTGTTTCCCCAGCTCCCACGTCTCCCAGACTTGGGCTTCCCCAGTTTCACGCTATGAAGGGGCCACTAGGTGGTGTATCTGATAAGCACAATTGTTGAGCATGCTACACGTGATGTTGCACATatcaaccttttgaggaactgtcagtaTTTGCATTTTTCAGATTAAGAAATTGAGCTTCAGAGAAATCAATTGCCACATATCACATAGCTAGACACTTTCCCTGTAATACGCTAGGtgtacattttgtttttattgatccTGCTTACGACTCATTGGGCTGATTAATCTTTTACCAGTCTGGACTTCGCAACCATCGGGtctttaaatattatctttgCAGTTTGCTCTTCTCATTCTAGAATGCCAATTCATGTGTTACATTTACTCACTCTGTCCTCTGTAACCTTTCTTTCATATTgactcaggtttttttttcttttctgtttttgtctccATGCTATTGTTTGGACCTAACTCTAGTTCAATAAATCTCTCTTTAGCTGTGTCTAATTTGCCATGCAGCCCAGCCACTGAGTTATTACTTTGGTTAGTGTATGtctgtgggttttttcttttcataggCGGTAGGCCATTTTTCAGGTCTGGGTTACCTGCCGATATTTCCAGGCTCTTGCATTATAATCTGCGAGTGACAGTTTCACCATCTGAAACCTTTGTGGGTCTGTTTTTGCTCTCGTTTCTGCTGGTTCTTGTTACTTCCATGCATGTTTGGTTATTTAACTATGTACTAACTGTCTGGAAAATTACTGGTGGTGATTCTAGATGACGGTTTTTTCCACCAGAAGATTTACGTTTGTTTCTGCCAGACACCTGAGCTAGAAGTACCCCGGAACACATAGGTGATGCAGACCTGGCCCGCAAACCTGAGCCAAGGGCCAGCCTGTGACCAATTCTCAGggtctgcttttttctttcctttggtctTGTGCGTCCCTCGCCATTCAGAACATCTCTGCAGTCTTCTGGGTCATACTTACCTGAGCTTATAGTGCGGTGGGATGCCAGCTCCTATCAGATTCTCCACCTTGGGCAGGCTCTAGCCTTCACTTCTGCCTGCTTGTCCCAGTAAGGCTACAAGTAGGAAACCCAAATTTGTTCACATCAGCAAATGCTCTCCGAGCAGAAGTGGTTTCAGGGCCCCATGTACCCTCACCCTTAAATTTTTGGCTTAGTGTATCCTTAACTGTATTTTATTGGCTATttgatgcttttaagattttttacttttttttttcagcaggATAGTCCAAATAATCTGGCCCTTCCTCCACAGGAAACTGAAGTCCTACAAAAccaagccaagattcaaacccaggtctcttTGATTCTAAAATCTAAGTATTAAATAACTACTCTGAGATATCCTACTCTCTGGAAATTCTGGTTCTCTGATAAGAATGTCAGAGACTTAGCTGCCTCTCAATATCCATTTTCCCCTCTTCTTTTATACTTGAATTTTTAGAATGTCTTAATTCCCCCTTTTTCTTTAGTAAaaaattaagtgaatattttaaagCTTTAATTACAGGGATTTTTGTTGGGCATAATGCACCCAACTAAAagactgcatttcccagcctcccttgcagccctTCCATATGGCTAAGTTCTGACCAGGGAGATGTATAAAGAAGTGTAGTATAGTACTTCTGGGAAGAAGCAGGCTTCCCTTCATGCAAAATGGTGATGGCTGGAGTTCTAGCAGCCATCGTGCACCATGAGGATGAGGGCCATAGCCAAAGGAGGATGGAATAGTGAGCTAGAAGGAGGCTGGGTTCCTGATGACTTCAGGGCCACCATACCTGCCCAACACTGaattcctaaagaaataaaaactatctcaACTTTTTCCATCCCACCATACACGGGCCCATGACTCCCTTTTCCCCCACACCCCCTCCCTGAACAACACACAAACCAGTCTGGGCCCAGCCTTATAAATATTGATTTTATAGAAAGGACCAATGCAAAACTGGTCAGATGCCACAAGCTAGAAGCTTCCAGAACCACAatgatgaaaaaaacaaaaagaaaccccaaacagaacaaacaaaaatacccCAGACCAATTGCCTGAAAATCAAGGTCTCAGATGAGCAAAGGATTCTAAAGAAACACATGTAGCTGGGGACGGAGAGACCCCAATGCCTGAACAAGTAGAGTGGAAGGAAAAACAAGCCAGAAATTCAAACCCACAGTCCCTGCCCACCGGCCCCCCACGCTGTCAAGAGCGAGGCAGAGGGCTTCACAGCTTttgttttgggggggggggtgatggCAATAGCTTAAATAACGGAGAGGGGGGATTTTTatacttttgacttttttttttcctcttcccctttagGGGAACTAGAGAGACAGGTAGCTTGAGGTTAAAGAGAAAACAGcggtttttattgttttaaagggGAAAACATCTAGAAATGGCAGGCTGCCAGGAAATGTGCCAAATTTGATCTGTGATCTGATGGCCCCCAACTCCTAAGGAGGAGGCGAGCCCTGGTGTCACCGGTTAGGAGAGGACCCAACCTTGGGTGCTGCAGCCTCTTGGGAGAACACAGCTCCAGAGACAAAGAATCGGAGGAAGGAGCAGAAGGGGGCCAGAATGGGGGAACTCTTAAGTAGTACCAAAATTAGCTGCCGTCTGCTCCCTGCTGGTGGGTCCCTGGGGTGTAGAGAGTGGCAGGGAGGGTGTTGGGGCTGAATGGAGAAGAAATTGAGATGCTGATTAAAAAAACACCCTACTTGAGGGTCCACGGCCCTGGGTCTGAAGAGTAGAAAACCAATGGGGTCAGTCAACCCGAGTGTCGTCCTGGGTCATCCCCCTGAGCCCCATCTCAGTTCTGGACGGGGGTCAGCGCTGCCTGGACTGGGGGTAGGGGCTGCTGGCTCAGTCCTGGCCCTCAGCTCccagggggagggggtgggcatgGTGGGCTCTCCCCCCCCTCCCCCGGCTTCACCTCCCCTCCTCCCGGCCAGCCCGGCCGCCCCCACCGCCTGGCCCATTGCAGGGCAGGACCCAGTTGTTATCGTGCAGACCCAGGCGGCAGCCAGGCGTCTCGCGATCGGCTCGGCGGCAGCACATCCAGTAGGAACGTCCGTAAGGCAGGTCGTGGTGGTAGGGCTTGGGGTGCCAGCGGCAGAGCGACACATCGCCCTTCTCGTATCTCTTGCGGCACTGCTTGCAAGGGTCATCCCGGTAGAGGGGGTCGCGGCTCCAGCGCGAGTCTGTGGCCCGCACGCCGAACGCCTCGATGATGCCCTTGAAGTGGTGGCAGGTGCACTTGAGGGCCGCCAGGGCCCGCGTGGGCAGGAAGCTGAAGATCTTGACCAGCACGTGCTCGGGGAGCAACAGCATGTACTGTCGCGGCTCCAGCAGCCTCTGGATCTTGAAGCGGATCTCCAGGAAGTCGTGCGACACGTGCCGGTACAGGCGGCACAGGGAGGTGTCCGCTGTCCCCTCAGCATCGTCCGGGCCTGGCGTGGCGGCCGGTGAGTCAGCTGGGGGAGGCTCGGGGGGCCCGTCTGGCCCCCGGGACTGGAGGAAGAAGAGCTGGCCGGGTGGGGGCGGCTCCTCGGGGCTGACAGTCAGgcacacagtctcctccttcacGTTCTTGGTGCCATCCTTGCCAAAGAAGATGCACTCGTCTACCACGCCTGTCACCACCACATCCACGTGGAAGCCTGACGCTCCACAGTCCCGCGCGGGGGGTGGAGGGGGGGCCGGGGGAGTGTCCTCGGgcctggcaggggctggggtcTCGCCCTCGCTGGCTTCATCCGCCCTAGCCAGAAGGAACTCCACATTGCTGGGGAGGGCATCCCGAGAGGGGCTGATAAGCTGGTACAGGTCACAGGTGATCTTGTCCTTGGCTCGGGCCCCGGGCCCTGGGCTGCCAGGGTAGGCACAGCCGGGCCGGCCCCCGCTCCCGTTGGGCAAGCTGCCATCCGGTGCACGGGGCTCACGGCCATTGGAGATACGGAAGGCGATGCGCACCTCCCCGGGGCCCGGTCCAGGCCGCTCCTCCTTGCGAAGGCCCTTGGCCGGAGGGTTGTCCCGCTGGGCCTCGAAGTGGGCCACCGCCTCGGCGACACGGCTGCAGTCCCCGCCACCAGACCGCCGTTCAGACCCCAGCCCCTTGGTGGGCCCGCCCTGCTCAGCTGACACGAAGACCACGGGTGCCGGGGTGCCGGGGCGCGGATAGTTCTGCAGGGCCAGGGCGGCCCGCTGTTCCACCAGGGCCACCATCTCAGCCACAGAGAGCAGGTCCACATCctcacaggctgaggctggggCACCCTCGGCAGGAGGGGGACCCTCCCGGCCCCCGGGGTCCGGCGGAGCCTTCGTGGGCTCCAGACAGCGCCTCCTCCGCTTCGCCTTGGAACTGTCACTGCCCCAGTGCCCTTTGACCTTCATGGAGCTGGCCCGGCTGCCCCCACCACACTGGTGCGCCACAAAGAAGGCCACCTTCTCCTTCGTGTTCCCAGGCTTGATCACATACCACGTGTCCAGCAGGACTCGACCCTCGTCCCCAGCAGCTGCTGCTGAGAGGAGCGGGGcaggctgggaggcaggggccTCCGCCGCCAAGGTGGGCGGTGTGTTCTCCGAGTGGGCAGGCCCGTGCTCCGGCTCAGCCCCGCTGCCTGGCTCAGGGCAGGCTGCCGGCTTGAGGGCTGTGGAAGGTGGGCGCGGCTGGTTCTGCGAGTAGGTGCCAAAGGGCCGAGGGCACCAGAGCTGGAAGGGCAGGAGGCCACCGCGGTCCATTCTGGGCAATGGTGGCAGACAGGCAGGGGTTCACCACATCTCAGGACCTGGAGGGTGGTGGGGGGCTCCACAGGCCACCTGGAGACAGGGAAGAGGAGGTTGGGGAGCTGGGATAACAGCCTGCCCTCCGAGTACCACCCCAACCTCAACCTCCCCCGAAAGGACAGACCAAATTAGACCACCAAGAACTCTATTCCTGCCCCACTGCACAGCTGAGCTAATGGAGGGATGCAGAGGGGATGGGACCTGCTCTTTTAAACTCAGAGCGTGGCTGGAGCTGGCAGCTTGCTCCAACCCTACAGACCACACTCCACTGCCTGACTGCCTTCATCACGATCCAGAGGCCTCCTGCTGCCGTAACCTTTAAATGTAATCAAGAGCATCACGTGACAGACagcttctctttttctatttgctCACCCAGTAACCAGTTCCTGACAGGTAAGAattcccagccctgcccccagctATGGCTGCTTGAGCccacgaaggaaggaaggaggtgggCTGAGTGGGGGAAGAAAATCTGAGGTCAGAGCCAGACAGGCCTTTAAGAAATCAGCTCTTCATTTTGTTCAGGTCACGGGGCTTTTTGAGAATCTCTTCAAGCTGTGTATCCTCATCCAGGAAAATGCACACACTTGCACAAGACTGTGCAGGTAATTCCCCAAACACAGCCACAGACTCCCGGGATAAGAAGGCCTGTTCTAGTCTCGCCGCCTCAAATTGCACACAGGTGAACTGAGGTGCAGAGTGGGGA
This genomic window from Diceros bicornis minor isolate mBicDic1 chromosome 34, mDicBic1.mat.cur, whole genome shotgun sequence contains:
- the FBXO46 gene encoding F-box only protein 46, whose product is MDRGGLLPFQLWCPRPFGTYSQNQPRPPSTALKPAACPEPGSGAEPEHGPAHSENTPPTLAAEAPASQPAPLLSAAAAGDEGRVLLDTWYVIKPGNTKEKVAFFVAHQCGGGSRASSMKVKGHWGSDSSKAKRRRRCLEPTKAPPDPGGREGPPPAEGAPASACEDVDLLSVAEMVALVEQRAALALQNYPRPGTPAPVVFVSAEQGGPTKGLGSERRSGGGDCSRVAEAVAHFEAQRDNPPAKGLRKEERPGPGPGEVRIAFRISNGREPRAPDGSLPNGSGGRPGCAYPGSPGPGARAKDKITCDLYQLISPSRDALPSNVEFLLARADEASEGETPAPARPEDTPPAPPPPPARDCGASGFHVDVVVTGVVDECIFFGKDGTKNVKEETVCLTVSPEEPPPPGQLFFLQSRGPDGPPEPPPADSPAATPGPDDAEGTADTSLCRLYRHVSHDFLEIRFKIQRLLEPRQYMLLLPEHVLVKIFSFLPTRALAALKCTCHHFKGIIEAFGVRATDSRWSRDPLYRDDPCKQCRKRYEKGDVSLCRWHPKPYHHDLPYGRSYWMCCRRADRETPGCRLGLHDNNWVLPCNGPGGGGGRAGREEGR